A portion of the Bacillus sp. es.034 genome contains these proteins:
- the mobB gene encoding molybdopterin-guanine dinucleotide biosynthesis protein B, translated as MFKGVPVIQVVGFKNSGKTSLVCKMIEWATQSGISVSSCKHHGHGGKPDVVEGTDSSFHQRAGAKISGVEGDGMLQLSISKPDWQLNDILSIYSYMKTDLIIVEGYKKEGYPKIVLLRNQSDQRILQEIVNVRAVISPFPIEEQKGTIAYFSNDGIKEFEEWYLSWIQASLKKEREDDDA; from the coding sequence GTGTTCAAGGGTGTTCCGGTTATACAGGTGGTTGGTTTTAAGAATAGCGGGAAGACTTCCCTGGTTTGTAAGATGATCGAATGGGCGACTCAGTCAGGGATTTCTGTCTCTTCGTGCAAGCATCATGGTCACGGGGGGAAGCCCGATGTGGTTGAAGGGACAGATAGTTCGTTTCATCAGAGGGCAGGAGCGAAGATATCAGGTGTAGAAGGAGACGGCATGCTTCAGCTGTCTATTTCAAAACCGGATTGGCAGCTTAATGACATTCTCTCGATCTATTCTTATATGAAAACGGATCTGATCATAGTAGAAGGATACAAAAAGGAAGGATATCCCAAGATCGTTCTCCTGCGGAACCAGAGTGATCAGCGAATCCTTCAGGAGATCGTGAATGTGAGGGCTGTGATATCCCCTTTCCCGATTGAAGAGCAGAAGGGTACGATCGCATACTTTTCAAATGACGGGATAAAGGAATTTGAAGAGTGGTATCTTTCATGGATTCAGGCATCTCTAAAAAAGGAAAGGGAGGATGATGATGCGTGA
- a CDS encoding MoeB/ThiF family adenylyltransferase, which translates to MSDRYSRQILFKPIGESGQGKIAEKHVVVIGAGALGSANAESLVRAGVGRLTIIDRDYVEMSNLHRQQLYTESDAMEGLPKAVAAKNRLEKIHSGVHITASVAEADAEWLSKHANDADLLLDCTDNFDIRFIINDISLKYHVPWIYGSCVGSTGMSYTILPGKTPCLNCLTGSFPMSGGTCDSSGIIAPVVQMVAAYQTTEALKILVEDHGSLRDGVITFDLWGNQSCTMNVSKAKRDDCPSCGENPVYPYLQFENRIKTTVLCGRDTVQIRSPHHPHSLHELERNLEGLGEMKRNPYLLSFHYEPYRIVFFHDGRTFIHGTNDMNEAKKIYNRLIG; encoded by the coding sequence ATGAGTGACAGATATTCCCGTCAAATATTGTTCAAACCAATTGGGGAATCCGGGCAGGGAAAGATAGCTGAAAAGCATGTCGTCGTGATCGGGGCGGGGGCGTTGGGGTCTGCCAATGCAGAATCCCTTGTCAGGGCGGGGGTAGGTAGATTGACAATCATTGACCGCGATTATGTGGAGATGAGCAACCTTCATCGTCAGCAATTATATACAGAGAGCGATGCCATGGAGGGGTTACCTAAAGCCGTCGCAGCCAAAAACCGATTGGAAAAGATTCATTCAGGAGTACATATCACTGCCTCGGTGGCAGAAGCTGACGCAGAGTGGCTGTCAAAACACGCTAACGATGCGGATCTGTTGTTGGATTGTACGGATAACTTTGATATTCGGTTTATCATAAATGACATTTCTCTTAAATATCACGTTCCGTGGATATATGGATCCTGTGTCGGGAGCACGGGGATGAGTTATACGATTCTTCCAGGAAAGACGCCTTGCTTGAATTGTCTCACTGGATCCTTTCCGATGTCAGGGGGGACGTGCGATTCTTCCGGTATCATCGCTCCTGTGGTCCAAATGGTAGCGGCCTATCAAACGACGGAAGCACTGAAGATTTTAGTGGAAGATCACGGATCATTGAGAGATGGGGTCATCACCTTCGATCTGTGGGGCAATCAATCCTGTACGATGAACGTATCAAAGGCCAAAAGAGATGACTGCCCTTCCTGTGGTGAAAATCCTGTTTATCCATATCTACAATTCGAAAACCGCATTAAGACAACGGTCCTTTGCGGAAGGGATACAGTGCAGATCAGGTCGCCGCATCATCCACACTCATTACATGAACTGGAACGAAACTTAGAGGGTTTAGGCGAAATGAAGCGGAATCCCTATTTGCTTTCATTTCATTATGAGCCATACAGGATCGTGTTCTTTCATGATGGCCGGACATTCATCCATGGTACCAATGATATGAACGAAGCGAAAAAGATTTATAATCGCTTAATCGGATAG
- a CDS encoding acetoin utilization protein AcuC gives MTKDAVFIYSDELLGYRFSDEHPFNQTRITLTMDLLKEVNALQPDDIVPPRMATDEELFLNHDPNYVNAVRQASNGQLSQDQAEGFGIGTEDTPMFQGMHEASAYLVGGTLTAVDCVMTGKAKHALHLGGGLHHGFKGKASGFCIYNDSSVAIRYLQEKYGARVLYVDTDAHHGDGVQWSFYDDPDVCTLSIHETGRYLFPGTGNINERGHGKGYGYSFNIPLDAFTEDESWLEAYEMSFREVIEFFKPDVILTQNGADAHYYDPLTHLSATMNIYREIPRIAHELAHEYCDGKWIAVGGGGYDIWRVVPRAWSMIWMEMTGQMDLTSSFPSKWAERWKGKAGVTLPVEWTDAPDIYKPIPRKGEITEKNKQTVEKALYSIRQQLKHKPSI, from the coding sequence ATGACAAAGGATGCTGTCTTCATTTATTCAGATGAACTGCTGGGGTACCGGTTCTCTGATGAGCATCCCTTCAATCAAACCCGGATCACCCTGACGATGGACCTTTTAAAGGAAGTGAACGCTCTTCAACCGGATGACATCGTCCCTCCGCGGATGGCTACAGACGAAGAGTTATTTCTTAATCATGATCCCAACTATGTAAACGCTGTCAGACAAGCGAGTAATGGCCAGCTTTCTCAAGATCAGGCAGAAGGGTTCGGGATCGGTACAGAGGATACCCCCATGTTTCAAGGGATGCATGAAGCAAGTGCGTATTTAGTGGGCGGCACGCTGACGGCCGTTGACTGCGTCATGACCGGTAAGGCGAAGCATGCCCTTCACTTGGGGGGAGGATTGCATCACGGGTTCAAGGGTAAGGCTTCCGGGTTCTGCATTTATAATGACAGTTCGGTTGCAATCCGGTATTTACAGGAAAAATACGGGGCAAGGGTTTTGTACGTCGATACCGATGCCCATCATGGGGACGGGGTACAGTGGTCATTCTACGATGATCCCGATGTTTGTACCCTGTCGATTCACGAAACAGGCCGGTATCTCTTCCCGGGAACGGGCAATATCAATGAGCGCGGTCACGGAAAAGGATATGGATATTCATTCAATATCCCCCTCGATGCCTTCACGGAAGATGAATCGTGGCTCGAGGCCTATGAGATGTCCTTCCGGGAAGTCATTGAATTCTTCAAACCGGACGTGATCCTCACCCAAAACGGTGCGGATGCCCATTACTATGATCCCCTCACCCATCTTTCGGCAACCATGAACATCTACCGGGAAATCCCCCGCATCGCCCATGAGCTTGCCCACGAGTATTGCGATGGGAAATGGATTGCCGTCGGCGGCGGTGGCTATGACATTTGGAGGGTTGTCCCTCGTGCGTGGAGCATGATCTGGATGGAGATGACCGGACAGATGGATCTTACCTCCTCTTTTCCATCCAAATGGGCCGAACGCTGGAAAGGAAAAGCAGGCGTCACGTTACCGGTAGAATGGACAGATGCACCTGATATCTATAAGCCGATACCGAGAAAAGGGGAAATCACGGAAAAGAACAAACAGACCGTTGAAAAAGCCCTGTATTCCATCCGGCAGCAGCTGAAACACAAGCCATCGATTTAA
- a CDS encoding molybdenum cofactor guanylyltransferase yields the protein MMMRDVKIAGVIVAGGQSRRFGSDKAFSLYKGMPFFQHSLQAVSSSADEVIIVTSRALFPRFNDLPNVQVVEDIEEFKGCGPLAGIYTAMRGYQAEWYVVLPVDVPLVTSSLVNRLISKVDERYDAIIPIIGGKLQPLLALYRESVRERIYNQLVSEEYKMGNILKGLSVLYLTEEEIGEREAFHNINTKQDYDTHIK from the coding sequence ATGATGATGCGTGATGTCAAAATAGCCGGAGTCATTGTGGCAGGTGGACAATCCAGGCGATTTGGAAGCGACAAAGCTTTCTCTCTCTACAAAGGAATGCCGTTCTTTCAGCACTCGCTTCAGGCCGTTTCTTCATCTGCCGATGAGGTGATCATTGTAACGAGCCGGGCGTTATTCCCCCGATTCAATGATTTGCCGAATGTACAGGTAGTGGAGGATATAGAGGAGTTCAAAGGTTGTGGACCCCTGGCTGGGATCTATACGGCCATGAGGGGATATCAAGCAGAATGGTACGTTGTTCTTCCTGTCGATGTACCGCTTGTGACGAGCAGCTTAGTGAACCGGCTGATAAGTAAAGTTGATGAAAGGTATGATGCGATTATTCCGATCATTGGCGGTAAGCTTCAACCTTTATTAGCCCTGTACCGGGAGTCTGTCAGGGAAAGAATCTATAACCAGCTCGTTAGTGAAGAGTACAAAATGGGTAATATACTTAAAGGACTCTCTGTCCTATATTTGACAGAAGAGGAAATAGGAGAAAGGGAAGCCTTTCATAATATCAATACGAAGCAAGATTACGATACTCATATTAAATAA
- a CDS encoding GNAT family N-acetyltransferase encodes MKLKKTYNATELKTTKGNIIIEGPISAEELSRLDFHEDLVAFRPPAQQHKALIEIAGLPEGRILIARDNHTIVGYVTYLYPDPLERWSQGKMKNLIELGAIEVIPKFRGAAVGKNLLKVSMMDDHMEDYIVITTEYYWHWDLKGTGLNVWEYRKVMEKMMNAGGLEYYATDDPEISSHPANCLMARIGKRVDSDSIQQFDQLRFMNRFMY; translated from the coding sequence ATGAAATTGAAAAAAACCTATAATGCAACAGAGTTAAAGACAACCAAAGGAAATATCATTATTGAAGGTCCGATTTCGGCAGAGGAGTTATCGCGCCTTGATTTCCATGAGGACCTGGTCGCTTTCAGACCCCCGGCCCAGCAGCATAAAGCCCTGATCGAGATCGCCGGTTTACCGGAAGGGCGCATCTTGATTGCAAGGGACAATCATACCATTGTCGGGTACGTTACATATTTATATCCTGATCCCCTCGAACGGTGGTCACAGGGGAAGATGAAGAACCTGATCGAGCTCGGAGCCATCGAGGTCATCCCGAAATTCCGCGGGGCGGCCGTCGGGAAGAATCTATTGAAAGTATCCATGATGGATGATCATATGGAAGATTACATCGTCATTACGACAGAATACTATTGGCACTGGGACCTTAAAGGGACGGGCCTTAATGTATGGGAATACCGGAAAGTGATGGAGAAGATGATGAACGCCGGCGGATTGGAATATTACGCAACGGATGACCCTGAAATCAGTTCCCATCCGGCCAACTGCTTAATGGCGAGAATCGGAAAAAGGGTGGATTCAGATTCCATTCAGCAATTTGATCAGCTTCGATTCATGAATCGTTTTATGTATTAG
- the modB gene encoding molybdate ABC transporter permease subunit, giving the protein MESFWFPIKLSLLVAASATIFTFIVSVALSHTFSRINFRGKTVLETLFMLPLVLPPSVLGFILLIVFGINSPIGRGIEKVMGETILFTPYAAIVAAIVVAFPLMYQSAKAGFLSIDGDIEDASRVDGASERKTLMYVSIPLASRSLLTGTVLSFTRALGEFGATLLFAGNIPGKTQTISTAIYVAIESGEDGLAWKYVGISIALSFIFLLLVNRINDRP; this is encoded by the coding sequence ATGGAATCATTTTGGTTCCCTATCAAGCTTTCCCTTTTGGTTGCAGCGTCAGCAACAATTTTTACGTTCATTGTTTCTGTAGCACTTTCACATACGTTCTCCCGGATCAACTTTCGGGGCAAGACCGTTTTGGAAACCCTGTTCATGCTGCCGCTCGTATTACCCCCGTCCGTCCTCGGGTTTATCCTTCTCATAGTGTTCGGGATCAATAGTCCAATAGGGAGAGGTATAGAAAAAGTAATGGGAGAAACAATTTTGTTTACTCCTTATGCAGCCATCGTTGCGGCTATCGTGGTGGCGTTCCCATTGATGTATCAATCAGCGAAAGCAGGATTTCTGAGTATAGATGGAGATATCGAGGATGCTTCAAGGGTGGATGGTGCTTCAGAAAGGAAGACACTCATGTACGTTTCGATCCCGCTTGCAAGCAGGTCCCTGCTGACGGGAACCGTACTCAGCTTCACAAGGGCATTGGGGGAATTCGGGGCCACGTTACTATTTGCAGGGAACATCCCGGGAAAAACCCAGACCATCTCAACGGCCATATATGTTGCCATTGAATCAGGGGAAGACGGCCTTGCATGGAAATATGTCGGGATAAGCATTGCGCTTTCCTTCATCTTCCTCCTATTGGTCAATCGAATCAACGACCGGCCCTGA
- a CDS encoding acetoin utilization AcuB family protein: MIVEEIMKTKIETLKADDTIESAINLMREKKIKHIPITNDEMEVVGIVSDRDVKDGTPSIFHDGSVTSELQKPLKYIMKTEVITGHPLDFVEEVAALFYEHHISCLPILKEKKLVGIITETDLLYTLIQLTGAHQPGSQIEVKVPHKAGILYEVAGIIRRHNSNIQSVLVYPDKKDEAFKILVFRVRTMNPMNVISDLKKEGYDVLWPNMPGISS; the protein is encoded by the coding sequence GTGATTGTAGAAGAGATAATGAAAACGAAAATCGAAACATTGAAAGCCGACGATACGATTGAATCGGCCATAAACTTAATGAGGGAAAAGAAAATCAAGCATATCCCGATCACGAATGATGAGATGGAAGTCGTCGGCATCGTAAGTGACCGGGACGTGAAGGATGGTACACCTTCCATTTTCCATGATGGATCCGTTACTTCCGAGCTGCAGAAGCCACTTAAATACATCATGAAAACCGAAGTGATCACGGGGCATCCACTGGATTTCGTGGAGGAAGTCGCTGCCCTCTTTTATGAGCATCACATCAGCTGCCTTCCGATCTTGAAGGAAAAGAAGCTCGTCGGGATCATTACAGAAACCGATCTGCTGTATACCCTCATTCAATTGACCGGTGCCCATCAGCCCGGATCTCAGATCGAAGTGAAGGTCCCTCATAAAGCAGGCATCCTCTATGAAGTGGCCGGCATCATCAGACGGCATAATTCCAATATCCAAAGTGTCCTTGTCTATCCCGATAAAAAAGACGAAGCCTTTAAAATCCTTGTATTCCGGGTACGGACGATGAACCCGATGAACGTGATCAGTGATCTTAAGAAAGAAGGATATGACGTGTTATGGCCAAACATGCCGGGAATCTCATCATGA
- the moaA gene encoding GTP 3',8-cyclase MoaA, giving the protein MEHIIDKRTRTLRDLRISVTDRCNFRCRYCMPKEIFGADYPFLEKEEILSFEEITRLAGIFSEFGVEKIRLTGGEPLLRKNLPVLIESLYKVSGIKDIALTTNGVFLTKHAKALKQAGLTRVNVSLDSLNDEIFMKINDMGRGVKPVLDGIRAAQEEGLEVKVNMVVKKGLSDNEIMPMVHYFKQEGITLRFIEFMDVGTTNGWNYKDVISKKEIHDLINSHYPLEPVEPGYVGEVAKRYRYSGTNTEVGFISSVTESFCTSCNRARVSTDGKLFTCLFAQSGFDLKSMIRGNASDDELKEAIRSVWEKRDDRYSEIRTEESQASRKIEMSYIGG; this is encoded by the coding sequence ATGGAACATATCATAGACAAGAGAACCCGAACCCTTCGTGATTTGAGGATTTCTGTAACGGATCGATGTAATTTCCGGTGCAGGTACTGCATGCCGAAAGAAATTTTCGGAGCAGATTATCCCTTTTTAGAAAAAGAAGAGATTCTTTCATTTGAGGAGATCACCCGTTTAGCCGGTATTTTTTCTGAGTTCGGTGTGGAAAAAATCAGGCTCACGGGAGGAGAACCCCTGCTTAGAAAAAATCTGCCAGTCCTGATTGAAAGCTTATATAAGGTGTCAGGGATAAAGGATATCGCCTTGACGACAAATGGAGTATTCCTGACGAAGCATGCAAAGGCATTGAAACAAGCCGGCCTTACAAGGGTAAACGTAAGTCTCGATTCCCTGAATGATGAGATATTTATGAAGATCAATGATATGGGCAGGGGAGTGAAGCCTGTATTGGATGGAATACGTGCTGCACAAGAGGAAGGCCTTGAAGTGAAAGTGAATATGGTCGTGAAAAAAGGTCTTAGCGACAATGAGATCATGCCAATGGTCCACTATTTCAAACAAGAAGGGATCACTCTCAGGTTCATCGAGTTTATGGATGTCGGAACCACAAACGGCTGGAATTATAAAGATGTCATCAGCAAGAAGGAAATCCATGATCTCATAAACAGTCATTATCCATTGGAACCCGTCGAGCCCGGTTATGTCGGAGAAGTGGCCAAAAGGTATCGGTACAGCGGGACCAATACGGAGGTAGGATTCATATCCTCCGTAACGGAGAGTTTTTGTACCAGCTGCAATCGGGCACGGGTATCCACAGATGGGAAGCTGTTCACGTGTTTATTTGCCCAAAGCGGATTCGACTTGAAAAGCATGATAAGGGGCAATGCTTCTGATGATGAATTGAAGGAAGCGATCAGAAGCGTATGGGAAAAACGGGATGATCGTTATTCTGAAATAAGAACCGAAGAAAGCCAGGCATCCCGGAAAATAGAGATGTCCTATATTGGAGGATAA
- the modA gene encoding molybdate ABC transporter substrate-binding protein, with product MIRKGIWIIIFIILFVTGCSPEDRDKVTLTISAAASLKDSMKEVKKDFEKQHPSIHVVFNFGGTGALRKQVEQGAPSDVFLSASKKDYERLVDRGLIDSSRGGSFLTNRLVIIAPVSSRNLSLDDLSRSKDKLAIGNPAFVPAGNYAKQALMGMDKWNSVKDQLVLAKDVRGVLTLVENQSVSLGIVYASDLTASEKVKSIQEINPSYHSKIGYYAGVLQGSRHPKEAAVFYKFVINDKRKATFEKFGFTKG from the coding sequence ATGATAAGAAAAGGGATATGGATCATCATCTTCATAATACTCTTCGTAACCGGCTGTTCTCCAGAAGACCGGGACAAGGTCACCCTGACCATATCGGCAGCGGCCAGTCTGAAAGATAGCATGAAGGAAGTGAAAAAGGATTTTGAAAAACAGCATCCCAGCATTCATGTCGTCTTTAACTTTGGAGGGACAGGGGCGTTAAGAAAACAGGTGGAACAAGGGGCACCGAGTGATGTGTTCCTTTCTGCATCAAAAAAGGATTATGAAAGATTGGTAGACCGGGGATTGATTGACTCTAGCCGGGGAGGGTCGTTCTTAACAAACCGGTTAGTGATCATCGCCCCTGTATCCAGCAGAAATCTAAGTCTTGATGACCTTTCCCGCTCGAAGGATAAGCTTGCCATAGGGAACCCGGCATTCGTACCAGCAGGAAACTATGCAAAACAGGCACTTATGGGAATGGATAAATGGAACTCAGTCAAGGATCAGCTGGTATTGGCCAAAGATGTTAGAGGGGTCCTTACATTGGTGGAGAATCAGTCTGTTTCGCTGGGGATTGTCTATGCCAGTGATTTAACCGCCAGCGAAAAGGTGAAATCCATCCAGGAAATCAATCCTTCCTACCATTCAAAGATCGGTTACTACGCAGGAGTATTGCAAGGTAGCAGGCATCCAAAAGAAGCAGCCGTTTTCTACAAATTTGTCATCAATGATAAAAGAAAAGCGACGTTTGAAAAATTTGGATTTACGAAAGGGTAA
- the moaC gene encoding cyclic pyranopterin monophosphate synthase MoaC translates to MSNFTHFNEEGRAKMVDISAKEETVRNAIAHSSIQVNQEIHQKIVHHDFKKGDVLGVAQVAGIMAAKQTSSIIPMCHPIPISSVNISFTWKEMSEAAYELHITAEVKTKGSTGVEMEALTAATATALCVYDMCKSVDKGMIIGQTYLLHKSGGKNGDFHRDLL, encoded by the coding sequence ATGTCTAACTTTACTCATTTTAATGAAGAGGGCAGAGCGAAGATGGTCGATATATCCGCTAAAGAGGAAACCGTCCGGAACGCCATTGCTCACTCTTCCATTCAAGTCAATCAGGAAATTCATCAAAAGATCGTCCATCATGATTTTAAAAAAGGCGATGTCCTTGGTGTGGCGCAGGTTGCCGGTATCATGGCGGCAAAACAAACATCCTCCATTATCCCGATGTGCCATCCCATTCCCATCAGCAGCGTCAATATTTCTTTCACATGGAAAGAGATGAGTGAAGCCGCTTATGAGCTGCATATCACGGCAGAAGTCAAAACGAAAGGGAGCACCGGGGTGGAGATGGAAGCCTTGACTGCCGCTACGGCAACAGCTCTTTGTGTGTATGATATGTGTAAGTCTGTCGATAAAGGCATGATCATCGGACAAACCTACTTATTGCATAAATCAGGTGGGAAAAATGGTGATTTCCACCGGGACCTTCTCTGA
- the moaD gene encoding molybdopterin converting factor subunit 1 encodes MIKIFLFAHLQERAGRQEVTIDKGELTVKELKERLMDEYQLPLDGVMVAVNEQYSLEDEVISSGDVVALIPPVSGG; translated from the coding sequence ATGATTAAGATATTCCTTTTTGCCCATCTGCAGGAAAGGGCAGGTCGACAAGAAGTGACGATCGATAAGGGGGAACTCACCGTAAAAGAGCTGAAGGAACGGCTGATGGACGAGTATCAACTTCCCCTGGATGGCGTCATGGTTGCCGTCAATGAACAATACTCCCTTGAAGATGAAGTGATTTCATCAGGAGACGTCGTGGCCCTCATTCCCCCAGTCAGTGGGGGATAA
- a CDS encoding MogA/MoaB family molybdenum cofactor biosynthesis protein yields MLEEHRKSSVKIVSCKVVTVSDTRTKETDKSGKLLMEYLQQWGHAVTEYEIVKDDISTITAAIEKAIHNQEIQAVLLNGGTGISKRDVTIEAVKPLLDKELVGFGELFRFLSYRDDIGSAAILSRAMAGVTGDTIIFSMPGSSGAVKLAMEQLIIPEMGHIANELTKDSR; encoded by the coding sequence TTGTTAGAAGAACATCGGAAGTCATCAGTTAAAATAGTCTCATGTAAAGTGGTGACAGTAAGCGATACAAGAACAAAAGAAACAGATAAAAGCGGGAAGCTTCTTATGGAATACCTCCAACAATGGGGCCATGCAGTCACTGAATATGAAATCGTAAAAGATGATATCAGCACCATTACGGCTGCAATTGAAAAAGCGATACATAATCAAGAGATACAGGCGGTTCTTTTGAATGGCGGGACAGGGATAAGCAAAAGGGATGTAACGATAGAAGCAGTAAAACCTCTTTTGGATAAAGAGTTGGTGGGCTTTGGTGAACTGTTCCGTTTCCTGAGCTACCGGGATGATATAGGGTCGGCCGCCATCCTATCAAGGGCGATGGCAGGAGTAACGGGTGACACGATCATCTTTTCCATGCCGGGATCATCGGGGGCTGTGAAGCTTGCGATGGAACAATTGATCATTCCTGAAATGGGGCATATAGCAAATGAATTAACAAAGGATTCGAGGTAG
- a CDS encoding molybdenum cofactor biosynthesis protein MoaE codes for MNDDLFVITDTPIHPEEVSAKVESRDAGAVTIFCGTVREWTKGRRTLYLEYQAYEPMAVKKLEEIGGQVQDKWPTAKVAITHRVGRLEISDVAVVIAVSSPHRKAAYEANEYVIEQIKKIVPIWKKEHWEDGEQWIGDQLGQVEYPDGIPMKGSGADD; via the coding sequence GTGAATGACGATTTATTTGTGATAACAGATACTCCTATTCATCCAGAAGAAGTTTCTGCGAAAGTGGAAAGCCGGGACGCCGGAGCCGTAACCATTTTTTGCGGCACCGTCCGGGAATGGACGAAAGGAAGAAGAACCCTCTATTTGGAATATCAGGCCTATGAACCAATGGCTGTGAAGAAACTTGAAGAAATCGGGGGGCAGGTCCAAGACAAATGGCCGACTGCGAAAGTGGCGATCACACACCGGGTGGGAAGGCTTGAAATATCCGACGTGGCAGTGGTCATTGCCGTATCATCCCCCCACAGGAAAGCGGCTTATGAAGCCAATGAATACGTGATCGAACAGATAAAGAAAATCGTCCCGATCTGGAAGAAAGAGCACTGGGAAGACGGCGAACAGTGGATAGGAGATCAACTCGGGCAGGTAGAATATCCGGACGGGATACCGATGAAAGGAAGTGGAGCGGATGATTAA
- the glp gene encoding gephyrin-like molybdotransferase Glp, translating into MLERRTPIKVEEAIECLLKYKKRGINETVEIEKASGRILGENLVADHDVPLFDRSPYDGFAIRAEDTADASRGNPVSMEVVSEIGAGSVYNQPIKENQAVRIMTGAPIPQGASAVVMLELVKNYEEKGRAYITINRPYKEGDNISFRGEDTKKGTILAEKGTYINPGIVALLATFGYKEVPVSRKPKIGVLATGSELLEIDEPLEPGKIRNSNSYMVLSQIERAGGEGVFLGQLSDDFDLCFERVKNALKQVDFLITTGGVSVGDYDYLPDIYHKLGANVLFNKVGMRPGSVTTVAEKDGKLLFGLSGNPSACYVGFELFVRPIIRYFLHCPHLFVRSEEAILGKDFPKPNPFTRFVRGEMTYSGGSVFATPTGLDKSGVVSSLASANVLIVLPSGTRGYEQGMRVHVLLLDDQQGSDQFGNRIFKKESSKERMQLRE; encoded by the coding sequence ATGTTGGAACGTCGAACGCCCATTAAGGTAGAAGAAGCCATAGAATGTCTCCTGAAGTATAAAAAGAGAGGCATAAATGAAACCGTGGAAATCGAAAAGGCATCCGGCAGAATCCTTGGGGAAAATCTAGTTGCCGATCATGATGTCCCTCTATTTGACCGGTCCCCATATGATGGGTTTGCCATAAGAGCCGAAGATACGGCAGATGCGTCGAGGGGAAATCCTGTTTCTATGGAAGTGGTTTCTGAAATAGGAGCAGGAAGTGTATACAATCAACCAATAAAAGAGAACCAGGCCGTCAGGATCATGACAGGCGCACCGATTCCCCAGGGAGCGAGCGCAGTAGTCATGCTTGAATTGGTGAAGAACTATGAAGAAAAAGGAAGAGCATACATTACCATTAACCGGCCATATAAGGAGGGGGACAATATTTCCTTCCGTGGGGAGGACACGAAAAAAGGGACGATCCTAGCAGAAAAAGGAACGTACATCAATCCCGGCATCGTGGCGCTCCTGGCCACATTCGGTTATAAGGAAGTACCGGTGAGCAGGAAACCGAAAATAGGAGTCCTGGCGACGGGAAGTGAATTGCTTGAAATAGATGAACCACTCGAACCAGGCAAGATCCGGAATAGCAATTCATACATGGTCCTCTCCCAGATTGAACGGGCAGGGGGCGAAGGGGTCTTCCTCGGCCAATTGAGCGATGACTTTGACCTGTGCTTCGAGCGCGTGAAAAATGCCCTTAAACAGGTGGATTTCCTGATCACGACAGGCGGTGTATCCGTGGGCGATTATGATTACCTTCCGGATATTTATCATAAGCTTGGAGCCAATGTGCTGTTCAATAAAGTGGGAATGCGGCCTGGAAGTGTCACAACCGTAGCAGAGAAGGATGGAAAGCTCCTATTCGGATTATCCGGCAATCCATCTGCCTGTTATGTAGGCTTTGAATTATTTGTAAGACCCATCATTCGGTACTTCTTACACTGCCCCCACCTTTTTGTCAGAAGTGAAGAAGCCATTCTCGGTAAAGATTTTCCTAAACCAAATCCCTTTACCCGGTTTGTCAGGGGGGAAATGACGTATTCAGGCGGAAGCGTGTTTGCCACGCCTACAGGTCTTGATAAATCAGGAGTCGTATCTTCACTGGCTTCTGCCAATGTCCTTATCGTCCTTCCGAGTGGGACAAGGGGATACGAACAGGGAATGCGGGTTCATGTCCTGCTTCTGGACGATCAGCAGGGCAGTGATCAGTTCGGGAACCGTATTTTTAAAAAAGAATCAAGTAAAGAAAGGATGCAGCTCCGTGAATGA